The proteins below come from a single Aegilops tauschii subsp. strangulata cultivar AL8/78 chromosome 6, Aet v6.0, whole genome shotgun sequence genomic window:
- the LOC109739846 gene encoding tryptamine 5-hydroxylase, which yields MEMELNLVSYVSIALFVLSGAYVYRTTRSRSPRQRLPPAPPGWPVIGHLHLLTDMPHHALAELAKTMRAPLLRLRLGSVPAVVISKPDLARAALTSNDAAMASRPHLLSGQFLSFGCSDVTFAPAGPYHRMARRVVVSELLSARRVATYGSVRGKELRRLLAHLTKNTAPDTPVDLSECFLNLANDVLCRVAFGRRFPHGKDDKLAAVLAEAQDLFAGFTVGDFFPELEPFASTVTGLRRRLKSCLADLREVCDDIVEEHVSGKHQRLPGDRDEDFVDVLLRVQKSPDLEVPLTDDNLKALVLDMFVAGTDTTFATLEWVMTELVRHPRILQKAQEEVRRVVGAKGRVEESDLAELHYMRAIIKETFRLHPAVPLLVPRETVAACTLGGYDIPAKTRVFINTFAMGRDPEIWEDPLEYSPERFEVAGAGGEIDLKDPDYKLLPFGGGRRGCPGYTFALATVQVSLASLLYHFEWALPAGVRAEDVSVEETFGLATRKKEPLFVAVRKSDVYQFKGEELNEV from the exons ATGGAAATGGAGCTCAACCTAGTCTCGTACGTGTCCATCGCCCTGTTCGTCCTCTCGGGCGCGTACGTCTACCGCACGACGCGGAGCCGGTCGCCGAGGCAGCGgctcccgccggcgccgcccgggTGGCCCGTGATCGGCCACCTCCACCTGCTGACAGACATGCCGCACCACGCGCTGGCGGAGCTGGCCAAGACTATGCGCGCCCCGCTGCTCCGGCTCCGGCTCGGGAGCGTCCCGGCCGTGGTGATCTCCAAGCCCGACCTGGCCCGCGCCGCGCTCACCAGCAACGACGCGGCCATGGCGTCCCGCCCGCACCTCCTCTCCGGCCAGTTCCTCTCGTTCGGGTGCTCCGACGTCACGTTCGCCCCCGCGGGGCCGTACCACCGCATGGCGCGTCGGGTGGTCGTCTCCGAGCTCCTCTCGGCGCGCCGCGTCGCCACCTACGGCAGCGTCCGGGGCAAGGAGCTCCGCCGCCTGCTCGCACACCTCACCAAGAACACCGCGCCTGACACCCCCGTCGACCTCAGCGAGTGCTTCCTCAACCTCGCCAACGACGTGCTCTGCCGCGTGGCCTTCGGCCGCCGCTTCCCGCACGGCAAGGACGACAAGCTCGCCGCGGTGCTCGCCGAGGCCCAGGACCTGTTCGCCGGGTTCACCGTCGGGGACTTCTTCCCGGAGCTCGAGCCCTTCGCGAGCACCGTCACGGGCCTCCGCCGCCGGCTGaagagctgcctcgccgacctccGCGAGGTCTGCGACGACATCGTCGAGGAGCACGTGAGCGGCAAGCACCAGCGCCTCCCCGGCGACCGCGACGAGGACTTCGTGGACGTGCTCCTCCGCGTCCAGAAGTCGCCCGACCTCGAGGTCCCGCTCACCGACGACAACCTCAAGGCCCTCGTCCTG GACATGTTCGTCGCCGGCACGGACACGACGTTCGCGACGCTGGAGTGGGTGATGACGGAGCTGGTGCGCCACCCGCGCATCCTTCAAAAGGCGCAGGAGGAGGTCCGGCGGGTGGTAGGCGCCAAGGGGCGGGTGGAGGAGTCGGACCTGGCGGAGCTCCACTACATGCGCGCCATCATCAAGGAGACCTTCCGGCTGCACCCGGCGGTGCCGCTGCTCGTGCCGCGGGAGACCGTGGCCGCGTGCACGCTGGGCGGCTACGACATCCCGGCCAAGACCCGCGTCTTCATCAACACCTTCGCCATGGGCCGGGACCCGGAGATCTGGGAGGACCCGCTGGAGTACTCGCCGGAGCGGTTCGAGGtggccggcgccggcggcgagATCGACCTCAAGGACCCGGACTACAAGCTGCTGCCGTTCGGCGGCGGGCGGAGGGGGTGCCCGGGGTACACGTTCGCGCTGGCCACCGTGCAGGTGTCGCTGGCCAGCCTGCTGTACCACTTCGAGTGGGCGCTGCCGGCCGGCGTGCGCGCCGAggacgtgagcgtggaggagaccTTCGGGCTGGCCACCAGGAAGAAGGAGCCGCTCTTCGTCGCCGTCAGGAAGAGCGACGTGTACCAGTTCAAGGGGGAGGAGCTCAACGAGGTTTAA
- the LOC109739842 gene encoding uncharacterized protein produces MARSHNDINVLQRSPVFARLAEGHSPPVNFEINDHQYNKGYYLADGIYPQWSTFVKTISKSQDKKRKRFAQMQESVRKDVEHAFGVLQSRWGIVRNPALSWNERKLWEVMTACVIMHNMIVEDERDESIFDQGFDYQGENIEPLHQDPAIFEQFAQFHREMCDWHTHLNLQNDLVEHVWDHIGNQ; encoded by the coding sequence ATGGCACGttctcacaatgatatcaacgtgctgcaGCGTTCTCCAGTCTTCGCGAGGCTTGCAGAAGGCCACTCCCCACCTGTCAACTTTGAGATCAACGACCACCAGTACAACAAGGGATACTATCTAGCAGATGGTATATATCCTCAGTGGTCAACTTTTGTGAAGACAATTTCGAAATCCCAAGATAAGAAGAGAAAGAGATTTGCCCAAATGCAAGAGAGTGTTAGAAAGGATGTGGAACATGCTTTTGGTGTGCTTCAATCCCGGTGGGGTATCGTTCGAAATCCTGCACTGTCATGGAATGAAAGAAAGctttgggaggtgatgactgcttgtgtgatcatgcacaacatgatcgtcgaGGACGAGCGTGATGAGAGTATCTTCGACCAAGGATTTGATTATCAAGGTGAAAATATTGAGCCCCTGCACCAAGACCCGGCCATATTTGAACAGTTTGCCCAATTCCACCGTGAGATGTGTGATTGGCACACTCATTTGAATCTtcaaaatgatttggttgagcacGTGTGGGATCAtattggcaaccaatag